DNA from Hyalangium minutum:
AGGGCGTCCGCTCGCTCTACCAGCTGGAGGTGGATCAGCGCGGCCACGAGTGCCGCCACGACGGTGTGGCCATCTCGTGTGACTGACGGCTGAAACACGAAGGGCTCGGAACCGGTGCACGGGTTCCGAGCCCTTTTTCATGCGGGCGCTGGCGCCCGGTCTTCAAGGACTACTTGGGAGCGGCAGCGGCCTCGGCCTGCTTGGCGGCCTCGGCAGCGGCAGCCGCCTGCTTCTCCTTGAACTTCTTCTGGGTCTCGGTGAACTTGGCGGTGAGCTCCTCGTACTGCTTCTGGAACTCCTGAGCGCGCTTGTCGTGCTCCGTCGCCCGGGCCATGGCCGCGTCCGCGATGGCCTTCTTCTTGGCCTCCTTGGCCTCCTGCAGGGAGATCTTCGCCATGTTCTGCTCGTGCATGGCGTACTTGGCCACGGCGATGCGCTTGTTGATGTACGTGAAGGGGTACTCGGGGTTGAGCGCGATCACTTGGTCCAGGTAGGCCAGCGCCTTGTCCAGGTGCTCGGGCACCGCGGGGCCGTCCTTGCTCTCCACGCCGCCGCGCTTGGAGTAGATGGCCGCCAGCCAGCCCAGGCTCGCCTCGTCCTTCGGGTTGAGCTTGACGGCCTCGTTGAACTTGGCCTCGGCCACGTCCAGGTTGCCGGCCTTCAGGTACTGGTCGGCGATGACGCGCCACAGCTCCGCCTTCTCCGCGGCCGACTCCTTGGCATCGAGCACCTTCACGAGCGCCTTCTCGGCGTCCTCGGGCTGCCCGGCCTGCCGGAACTCGTCCGCGATGACGCGGTACATCTCGTCCCGCTTCACGTTCGGGTCCTTGGTGACCTCCACGTACTTGATGAGGGCCTCGGCGGCCTTCTGGTGCTCGCCGACCTGCTGGTGGGCGAAGGCCTTCTCCTTCCACGTCTTCTCGGAGTTCGGATCGGCCTGGATGGCCAGCTCGTACTGCTCGATGGCGAGCTTGAACTCCTTCTTGTTGAGGTGGTTGGTGGCCTTGGCGCGGGCCTCCTTTGCGGGGTCCGGCTTGTCGCTACAGCCCACAGTCCCCGTGAGGGTGAGCACTCCCAGCACCAGCCCTACGCGTCCCAGCTTCTTCATGCACATGCCTTTCGAGCGGTACCGGACCCGCGGGAGCTCCGGCACAGTTTGAAATGAGGTGGCCTCGGACGGCGCATTGTGGGCGCGCCGAACCGTGTGGCGCGGCAGCATACCCGAAGTCGATCCGAGCGCCCCCTCCCGGGTTTCTTCCCTGGCTCCTACCCAGGGAAGGGGGCAAGCCTCATCTCATTGCGTCAAAAGGCGGCACTTCTAGGGTTTGTCACCGGGAAACTGGGCCCAATAGCCCTCGGGCAGTGGGTTGTTGCCCCGGTCGCTGCGCGGGCCGTCTCCATCTGGGATGTCATCCACACCCCCGATGTCCGGGTGCTCCTCCTCCTCCTCGGTGCTCTTGCGGGAGTGATGAGGGCTCCCGCCGGGCGCATCGTGGGTGGGACGCTGGGCGGGCTCCTCATGCCTCGGGCTCGTCGGGCGCCCGAACATGTCCTCGGCTGGCTGGGGTCCTGGCTGCTTCGTTTCCTTCTGGGCCATGATGGAAGTCCTCCTCCGGCATCAACGGTCATGGCGCAGGCGGCCCGCCGCAACGGGAGGGAAATGCAGGGCCCCCGGGCAGGCGAGGGAGCGGGCGCAGGGTGTGGGTGGAAGGCCAGCGCATGCGGGGCCGGTGACTCAGCGCGGGGGCACGCGCCCGCCAATCTCCGGGAAGCGCTCGTAAGCGCGCGCGAGCGCCTCCAGGTGCGCGGGGTTGTCGAGATCGAGTGGCGTCTCTGTGAGCCGAACGACCCACCCGCCCGTCGCTGTGCGCCGCGCCCGAGAGAGCAGGTCCGCGTCGCGGGCAGGATCCGGGAACCCGAGGGCCTGTGCGGTGGCTGCCGACCAGTAGTTCAGCCACCCGAGATAATGGGGGATCTCAGACGAGCGGAGGTGCTTGGGAAGGTTGAGCGCTGGGAGCCCCCGGGGCGGAACATGCGGTTGATCCATCGAGTGTCGAAACTGTTTCGCTACCTCCGACGCCACTCCGTTCGGCAACACGCGCCCCCAGAATGCGCGTGCGCCTTCCGCCACACCTTCCAGCATCTCCGCCGCCGCCGCGATGCTGGCCGCATCGAGTGGCAGCTCTGCATGGACATCGAGTAACGGCTGGCCGCCCGGCGCTTGGCGCCCGGATGTCCGCAACCCATAAACCGTCACGGGATAACTCTCGTCGCCGTTGCACAGCAGTGGGAACTCCCCGCGCGCGGCCGCCTCAGCGAGCCACCCATCGCGTCGCGGCAACGCGAGGGGCCGCCCCGCCTTTGACAGCTCCCATTCCAAGCGCACACGGGAGAGCGCTCGTTCGATTCCGTGGACGACTGCGAGCGTGCGACCGTCGTCGCCCACAAGCGCAGGCGCGAAGACGATGAGGATCAGGGTTCTCTGCTGGGTCATCGCTTGCACCCCGTGACGACGATATTGAGGAGTGGCTCCTGTTCGAGCAACGCGTCTTTGTGCTCTTGGGTGCTCACCCCAACGACGAAGCCATAGCCACATGCCTCGGCGATGTCCCGCTCTTCCCGCAGCAACGGCACTTGCTCCTGGATCGTCATCCGCCGGATGAAGTCAGGGTACGTGTCAAATCGATGCGTCTTGATCTCCCACAGCACGCGCACGCCGACTTGCAGCGCATCAAAGCGCACACCGCCCACGAGCACGTCATTGCCGGGGTAGCGGTTCGGCGGAAACTGATCGGCGCACGCGTCATGCGGGTCATCCTCGCCCGCGTGCGGCACTGGGGTGGGCGCGCACTCTGGGCGGCGGCGCTCCGTCGTCACCGGGGCAGGCGGAACCCTCCTGTTCGCGCTGGACCTCTCCGGTGTGGGGTTCGCCTCCGGCTCCTGCGAGGCCCGGGGAGAGTCTCCGGCCCAAAGGCCCGGCTCCTGGGTGGGTGGCAACACGCGCTGATGCGGGCTCCGCGGCAGGGGCTGGGGGCGAACCTGCCCTGGCTGCCCGCGGGTGGGCAGGCCCGTGCCGGGCACAGCGGGTGGACGCACAGGCGCCCAGGCGTAGGTCTCAGGCTCCTTTTGAGAGGTGGCGCACCCAGCTAAGACTGTGGCAACGGCAACGGCTTGGCGGAGTGCGCTGCAAGTTCGGAAGTTCATGCCTCGACCTTTCATCGAGGGGGGCGGAGCGGGTCAAGCCAGGACAGCAGCCAAGCGGCAAGGCCCCCTGCATCGAGGCCCACCACATCGCCACCATCTGCAACGACATGTCCACCGCATGCGGGGGAGCGTGGACGCCGAGGTTCCGGGAGAGCTTCGCGAAGGCCGGGATGACGCTGCGTCCTTAAGGAACTCGCCGATGCAACGGCGACCTGTCGCAGCGTTGTCGAATGCTAGGAGGCATTGACCGGGCAACTGCGGAAACTGGCCAAGCAAATCTCCACCCCCGGAACAGAACTGAACCAGCTCGGCACCCGGCAGCCACCCCAGGGACGCAGCGGCTCACCGTGCGCGGCGCCGTCCGCGTGCCTGCTGGCTTTGGTGTGAGCGACTGGGGAGCTTGGCGGGTCCGAGCAGTAGGGTGTTCTTCAAGAATTGCTGGATTTTATTCCTGTGTGACAGTCTGGCCAGCGCGTCTTTGGATCCGTGGGCAGGCAGGAAGGCCACCGGGTTACGCTTCCGCTTCAGGGGACCGCTAATGACGATTCGCAAGGTGCTCCTCGTTGATGACGAGGAGGACATCCGCACCGTGGGCCACCTGAGCCTGAAGCGCGTGGGGGGCTGGCAGACCGTGCTGGCCGCCTCGGGCGCCGAGGCCGTGGCGCTCGCCGCCGCCGAGAAGCCGGACGTCATCCTCCTGGACGTGATGATGCCCGGCATGGATGGGCCCACCACCTTCGGGCAGCTCCGAGCCCAGGAGGCCACCGCGCACACGCCCATCATCTTCATGACGGCGAAGATCCAGAAGCAGGAGGTGGCGCGCTACCTGGAGCTGGGCGCTGCGGGCGTCATCAGCAAGCCGTTCGATCCCATGACGCTGCCCACCGAGATCCGAAAGCTGCTGCCGTCGACCTGAGACCGTGGAGGACGTGGGTGGAGAGGGTGGCCTCATGAGCAGCATCGTCCTGTTTCTCGAGAAGGATCGCGAGCTGCAGACCGTGATGCCCGCGTTCCTGCGGGAGCGGGGCTTCCGTGTGGAGTGCGCCCGGAGCGTGCAGGAGGCGCGCGCGGTGCTCGCGAGCATGCCGGTGGACGCGGCCGTGGTGGACAGCCTGCTGCCGGGCATGGTGGGCCTGGACTTCCTCCAGGAGCTGCGCCGGGCGAAGCCCACGCTGCCCATCCTCCTGGCCTCGCGGATGTGGAAGGACGTGAAGGGCCGCGAGCAGTTCCTGAAGGAACTGCGAGTCACGCGCATCCTCCAGAAGCCGTACACGCCGCAGGAGCTCTTCATCTGGGTGGAGCAGGCCCTGGCGCGGCAGTGGGTGGAGCAGACCTTGGCGCGGCAGCGGCCGGGTCCGGTGGCGGGCAAGCCTCCCCTCCCCGCGGATGTCTCGGAGGAGCTGGCTGCGGCGAACGCCGAGTATGGCCGGCACCTGAAGCGGCGCCTGGCCTCGCTCACGGAGGCGCTGGCCCAGGCGCGCACGGGCTCGGCCGAGTCGGTGGAGGCCCTGTACTACGACGCGCACAAGCTCCATGGCTCGGCGGGCTCGTTCGGCTTCGCGCCGGTGGGCGAGGCGGCGGGACGGCTGGAGGCGCTGGTGAAGCCCGCGCGCGCGGGCCAGGCGGTGGACTGGGCGGCCATCGAGGCCTCGCTGAAGGAGCTGGCGGAGACCCTCCATTCCCCCGCTCCGAAGGCGGTGGAGGCGCCCAAGCCCACGAGCTTGATGGGCTCGGTGCTGGTGGTGGACGACGACGCGGAATGGCTGGCCGAAGTGGAGCGGATGGGCAAGGCGCAGGAGGTGAAAGTCCTCACGGCCCAGGACATGGACGAGGCGGTGGAGCGGGCGCGCGGGCAGTGGCTGGACGGCGCGCTGCTGCACGTGCACTTGGGCGGCCCGGAGGGAGGCTTCGAGGCGGCGGCACGGCTGAGGAGCCAGAAGCTGTGGGACTCACTGCCCCTGGCCTTCTTCAGCGCGGACGGAGACC
Protein-coding regions in this window:
- a CDS encoding tetratricopeptide repeat protein — encoded protein: MKKLGRVGLVLGVLTLTGTVGCSDKPDPAKEARAKATNHLNKKEFKLAIEQYELAIQADPNSEKTWKEKAFAHQQVGEHQKAAEALIKYVEVTKDPNVKRDEMYRVIADEFRQAGQPEDAEKALVKVLDAKESAAEKAELWRVIADQYLKAGNLDVAEAKFNEAVKLNPKDEASLGWLAAIYSKRGGVESKDGPAVPEHLDKALAYLDQVIALNPEYPFTYINKRIAVAKYAMHEQNMAKISLQEAKEAKKKAIADAAMARATEHDKRAQEFQKQYEELTAKFTETQKKFKEKQAAAAAEAAKQAEAAAAPK
- a CDS encoding DUF5953 family protein, translated to MTQQRTLILIVFAPALVGDDGRTLAVVHGIERALSRVRLEWELSKAGRPLALPRRDGWLAEAAARGEFPLLCNGDESYPVTVYGLRTSGRQAPGGQPLLDVHAELPLDAASIAAAAEMLEGVAEGARAFWGRVLPNGVASEVAKQFRHSMDQPHVPPRGLPALNLPKHLRSSEIPHYLGWLNYWSAATAQALGFPDPARDADLLSRARRTATGGWVVRLTETPLDLDNPAHLEALARAYERFPEIGGRVPPR
- a CDS encoding DUF6310 domain-containing protein, with product MTTERRRPECAPTPVPHAGEDDPHDACADQFPPNRYPGNDVLVGGVRFDALQVGVRVLWEIKTHRFDTYPDFIRRMTIQEQVPLLREERDIAEACGYGFVVGVSTQEHKDALLEQEPLLNIVVTGCKR
- a CDS encoding response regulator; protein product: MTIRKVLLVDDEEDIRTVGHLSLKRVGGWQTVLAASGAEAVALAAAEKPDVILLDVMMPGMDGPTTFGQLRAQEATAHTPIIFMTAKIQKQEVARYLELGAAGVISKPFDPMTLPTEIRKLLPST
- a CDS encoding response regulator; translated protein: MSSIVLFLEKDRELQTVMPAFLRERGFRVECARSVQEARAVLASMPVDAAVVDSLLPGMVGLDFLQELRRAKPTLPILLASRMWKDVKGREQFLKELRVTRILQKPYTPQELFIWVEQALARQWVEQTLARQRPGPVAGKPPLPADVSEELAAANAEYGRHLKRRLASLTEALAQARTGSAESVEALYYDAHKLHGSAGSFGFAPVGEAAGRLEALVKPARAGQAVDWAAIEASLKELAETLHSPAPKAVEAPKPTSLMGSVLVVDDDAEWLAEVERMGKAQEVKVLTAQDMDEAVERARGQWLDGALLHVHLGGPEGGFEAAARLRSQKLWDSLPLAFFSADGDLAHRVAAAHAGGSLYLPKPFATADLIGAVERLVAARRPERSRVLVLADDEEARSAISHAVAGHRVEVTALTDPFRLLDALAEHRPELLVLDVELPGPSGFDLCRIIRSMPEWEELPILLITTQQGAEFRVAAFEAGADDYLTRPVLHEELVARMHSRLERVRLARERSERDALTGLLLRRPFLEALRARLSEGRRQQRPLALCFLDVDHFKQVNDTHGHVAGDHVLARLGRLLTTRFRREDLRGRWGGEEFVVALAGETAASAKEILTRTAAELAAVKFSGDHGESFQITFSAGIVEAPRDGEDAETLLREADARLYRAKANGRNRIEL